The following DNA comes from Chitinophaga nivalis.
GTTTATCAACAAAAAGATATAGTCACAACAATAGTGTTAAGCAGACACGCATGGTGTAACCAGATAAGTGGCAGTAAGCCACGTAATGTGGTTACACCATGCGTTTTTTTATGGGAATAACCGGTGTTAGAATACGATGGTTTTGTTGCCGTGCAGGATAATCCGGTTTTCGATATGCGCTATTACCGCTCTCGTCAGCACCTGCCGTTCAATATCGCGTCCCAGCAATACCAGGTCATCTACCGCATGTTTATGACTCACCCGTGCTACATCCTGTTCTATGATGGGACCTTCATCCAGTTCATTGGTTACATAGTGGGCTGTAGCGCCAATAAGTTTCACGCCTCTCGTATAGGCATGCTGGTAAGGACGCGCGCCGGCGAACGCAGGGAGGAAAGAGTGATGGATATTGATAATGCGCTGTGGAAACAACCCTACAAAGCGGGGCGATAATATCTGCATATAACGCGCCAGCACCGCAAAATCAATTTGGTGATCCTGCAGTAACTGAATGATCGCTGTTTCCTGGGCCTCTTTCTGATCGGGCACTACCGGCAGATAATGAAACGGAATATCCAGTGAAGTACAGGCTGTTTCCAGCTTTGAGTGATTGGAAATCACCAGTGGAATATCTACCGCCAGCTCTTCGTTTTTCCATCTCCATAATAATTCCATCAAACAATGATCATAGGCCGATACCAGGATGGCCATACGTTTGCGCTGATCGCTGTAATCGATCCGCCATTCCATTTGCAGCGGAATGGCTACCTGTGTTTCAAAAGCATTTTCCAGTGTATGCCGGTTGTCATGACTGAGCCGGAATTCCATCCGCATAAAAAATAATCCTTCCTGCGGATCTGTACTGTGTTGACTGGCATCGAGTATATTTGCACCCAGTTGGTACAGGAATTGTGATACACCAGCTACGATGCCGGGCCTGTCCGGACAGCAGATCAACAAACAGGCGGTGAAATGGTTAGATAGGGTTTGCAACATAATATCCCCAAAATAAAAAATATTAATATAAATTTCTGTTGAAAAAAATAGGACTCATGTCAGATACGCATAGCTACCTGCACCCGCAGGTATTCACGTATTTTGATGCAGTAGATGAAATATGGCATGCCGGCGACATCGGTAACGTAGCGCTGGCAGATGAACTGGAAGCCTTTAAACCTTTTCGCGCCGTATACGGCAATATTGATGGAGCGGATATACGTATCCGTTATCCGGAAACCTTACGTTTTAACCTGGAAGGAGTGGAAGTATGCATGACCCATATCGGAGGCTATCCGGGCAAATATGCGCCGGGTGTTCGTCAGCAACTGCTGCAACAGCCGCCCCGCCTGTTTATCTGCGGACATTCGCATATTCTCAAAGTAATGCCTGATCCTGCATTGCAGTTGTTGCACATGAATCCGGGCGCCTGCGGTCAGCAGGGTTGGCATAAAGTAAAGACCCTCTTGCGGTTTGAACTGGAAGCCGGGGATATCCGGAAACTGGAAGTCATTGAATTACCGAAATAAAGCATCAGATCTGATAATATTAAAGCAACATAACCTACTGCATATATGAGGAAGTGGATTTTAATAATGACGGTCATGGTTTGGGGTAGCACTTGTTCACTATCTGCACAAAGCAGATTGTCGAAGTGGTTGAAAACAGAGAATGATACGGCATATATAGAAGATCATACGGAAGATATTACCGCCCGTTTATACAGCTCCCGTAAATATACCAGCTATAATATTATAGACAGAAAGCAGTCCCGGAATATCATGTACCGGCCCAATACCCCGCTGAACCTGGGA
Coding sequences within:
- a CDS encoding metallophosphoesterase family protein, whose protein sequence is MSDTHSYLHPQVFTYFDAVDEIWHAGDIGNVALADELEAFKPFRAVYGNIDGADIRIRYPETLRFNLEGVEVCMTHIGGYPGKYAPGVRQQLLQQPPRLFICGHSHILKVMPDPALQLLHMNPGACGQQGWHKVKTLLRFELEAGDIRKLEVIELPK
- the purU gene encoding formyltetrahydrofolate deformylase, whose protein sequence is MLQTLSNHFTACLLICCPDRPGIVAGVSQFLYQLGANILDASQHSTDPQEGLFFMRMEFRLSHDNRHTLENAFETQVAIPLQMEWRIDYSDQRKRMAILVSAYDHCLMELLWRWKNEELAVDIPLVISNHSKLETACTSLDIPFHYLPVVPDQKEAQETAIIQLLQDHQIDFAVLARYMQILSPRFVGLFPQRIINIHHSFLPAFAGARPYQHAYTRGVKLIGATAHYVTNELDEGPIIEQDVARVSHKHAVDDLVLLGRDIERQVLTRAVIAHIENRIILHGNKTIVF